The proteins below are encoded in one region of Lactuca sativa cultivar Salinas chromosome 3, Lsat_Salinas_v11, whole genome shotgun sequence:
- the LOC111898323 gene encoding putative pentatricopeptide repeat-containing protein At1g12700, mitochondrial, protein MLNPSSRSSHLKIVFVLPAKPKHVVSSVVSHPLNKFKDTSIAHSTLISSFSQFGTGIFTPKTISARFLSTSSPHRQTPVNHSRSMSEKITNLDDALQLFDDMTNRKPLPAVFKFTQLLQAVTKMKQYSYSVKLFQRMNSLRVPVNAYTISIVIKCCCQMHRTNEGFAVLGYAFKHNILPNVCTFSTLLNGLVLEDRVLKAERLFKKLIKEALCEPNAIMYSIMIKGLCKSGNNDTAIALLKLMDEKGCKPNVVTYNTIINSLCKDKMVDDALNLFKEMVFHKGIFPDVVTYTSLIHGLCNLSRWDEVSKLLKQMEDERISLDVKLYNTLVDALCKEGKVEDANCIISSMIERGEYPNVVTYNSIIDGYCLRGEMSKANEVFDSMGSRGLVPNIVTYNNLLNGYCKKLKREEAMHLFHEITKKGMKPNVITYSIMIQGLFRARRCKDAHGVYNDMRAHNLIPDECTYRIILEGLCNNNQVDEALSLFHLMGGNKLNSNIKVYNILIDGASKSGKFDIARNLFNDLTFKGLQPNVWSYTVMISSFCREGLVGEAKELLFKMEDSGCPPDNVTYNVLLQGVLKNKQYDTVEMLLKEMEARGFSIDASTVEMLLHYIKTSCLDVSLLKLIGKLVPKEEVDAPCFIV, encoded by the coding sequence ATGCTGAATCCAAGTAGTCGAAGCTCGCATTTGAAGATTGTTTTTGTGCTTCCAGCGAAACCAAAACACGTTGTTTCTTCTGTCGTCTCTCATCCCCTCAACAAGTTCAAAGATACATCCATTGCTCATTCCACCCTCATTTCGTCATTTTCACAATTTGGCACCGGAATATTTACCCCCAAAACGATTTCAGCTCGGTTTCTTTCAACATCTTCTCCTCATCGTCAAACACCGGTTAATCATTCTCGGTCTATGAGTGAGAAGATTACTAACCTTGATGATGCCCTCCAACTGTTCGATGATATGACTAACAGAAAACCTCTGCCCGCAGTTTTCAAATTTACCCAGTTGTTGCAAGCGGTTACCAAAATGAAACAGTATTCTTATTCCGTTAAGCTTTTTCAACGAATGAATTCTCTTCGTGTTCCTGTGAATGCCTATACTATTAGCATTGTGATCAAGTGCTGCTGCCAAATGCACCGCACAAATGAAGGATTTGCAGTCTTAGGCTATGCCTTCAAACACAATATATTACCAAATGTCTGCACTTTTAGCACCCTCTTAAATGGACTTGTCCTAGAAGATAGAGTTCTCAAAGCCGAAAGGTTATTCAAGAAGCTGATCAAAGAAGCACTTTGTGAACCTAATGCAATTATGTACAGCATTATGATTAAAGGACTTTGCAAATCTGGTAATAATGATACAGCCATTGCTTTGCTTAAACTAATGGATGAAAAGGGTTGTAAACCTAATGTGGTCACATATAACACCATCATTAACAGCCTTTGCAAGGACAAAATGGTAGATGATGCTTTAAACCTCTTCAAAGAAATGGTCTTCCACAAAGGCATATTCCCTGATGTTGTCACTTACACCTCTTTGATTCATGGCCTTTGTAACTTATCTCGTTGGGATGAGGTCTCTAAATTGCTCAAACAAATGGAGGACGAAAGGATCTCCCTAGATGTTAAGCTCTATAATACATTAGTTGATGCACTTTGCAAGGAAGGTAAGGTGGAGGATGCAAATTGTATTATCAGCTCAATGATAGAGAGAGGGGAGTATCCTAATGTAGTGACTTACAATTCAATCATAGATGGGTACTGTTTGCGAGGTGAAATGAGCAAAGCAAATGAAGTTTTTGATTCGATGGGGTCTCGAGGTCTGGTTCCTAATATTGTCACATATAATAATTTATTGAATGGGTATTGTAAGAAATTGAAGAGAGAAGAGGCCATGCATTTGTTTCATGAAATAACTAAAAAAGGTATGAAACCAAATGTGATCACTTACAGTATCATGATACAGGGATTGTTTCGAGCTAGACGTTGTAAAGATGCTCATGGAGTTTATAATGATATGCGAGCACACAACCTGATTCCGGATGAATGCACTTACAGAATAATTTTGGAGGGTCTATGCAACAACAATCAAGTGGACGAAGCACTCTCTTTGTTCCATTTGATGGGTGGCAACAAACTAAATTCCAATATAAAGGTGTACAATATACTCATTGATGGTGCAAGTAAAAGTGGGAAGTTTGATATTGCAAGGAACCTTTTTAATGACCTGACTTTTAAAGGTTTGCAACCTAATGTTTGGTCATACACTGTGATGATCAGTAGTTTTTGTCGGGAGGGTCTTGTGGGAGAAGCAAAAGAGTTGTTATTTAAAATGGAAGATAGTGGTTGCCCACCAGACAATGTGACTTACAATGTTCTTCTCCAAGGAGTTCTAAAGAACAAACAATATGATACTGTAGAGATGCTTTTAAAGGAAATGGAAGCAAGAGGTTTCTCAATTGATGCTTCAACTGTAGAAATGTTACTTCATTATATAAAAACTAGTTGTTTAGATGTTTCTTTGCTTAAGTTGATTGGTAAGCTTGTGCCAAAGGAAGAAGTGGATGCTCCTTGTTTTATTGTGTAG